The genomic window GTCCCCTCTCTGCACTGTCACAAGCCCTTTATCAGCTCTGATGGATGTCAAACCTACTTCTGTCATAGGCACAAGAGCAAGAAGAAGGCGTTCACCAAGTACTGCAAAAAATGGCAGGATGAGGCTGGGAAAAGGCAGCTGGAGAAGGATTTTGCAGCCATGAAGAAGTACTGCAAGGTCATCCGTGTCATTATGCACACACAGGTCAGAGCCTCCCCCAAAGCTAGGGGGCTTCCTCAGCTCTGAGGGGCCTGGAAATGGGATCAGGGGGTGTtttggtggtgtcacagaggctGAGAGAGCAGATGGTGTGAGACAGGGCAATGGGAGGTGCTGACTGACCTTTCCAGCTGCTTCCTGACCTCCCAGTCCACTTCCAgagctccctgctccaggattGCCTCGGGGACTGTGGTTTGGGAACGCTGGGGAGCCCCCACACCCTGATGGGAGCACGCACAGCCCGTGGAAGACAGCAAGAGGAGGGCAGAGCCTGGGCAGGTCCTGAGTCCTGTGTCAGCAAGGGACCTTGGGCCTCATGATCACCTCAAATTAGCAACTGGTGTCAAATGTTTTAGGCAAAAATAACCACATGGGCAGGCACAGTTTTGCCAGATGCTGAATGCTGGATACACAGGGGCCCATTTTCATGCTGATCCCGGGAGTTAAGGGCTGCTTTGGAGTCTGGGGGAGAGCTAAGTTGGCTAAAGCCCAGATGAGGTGTCTGGGCTCAAGGACAAGGAGTTGGCTCCACAAGATCCCACATACAAAGAGCTGCTgacccagggctgctctgaaaGGGCATGACTGTGGCAGAGAGGGTGGTGAAGCAGTGGCTCTGCTCACCCCTGTGCCCCTCACAGATTCTGAGtgacccagccctgctgcacccTCGTGTCTGTGGGGCAAGGGGCCACATGTCACCCTAAACCACTGTGTCCTCCAGATGAGGCTGCTCCCACTGAGGCAGAAGAAGGCCCACATTATGGAGATCCAGCTGAATGGGGGGACAGTGGCTGAGAAGGTCGACTGGGTCCGGGAGAGGCTGGAGAAGCAAATCTCTGTGCACAGCGTCTTCAGCCAGAACGAGATGATCGATGTCATCGGTGTGACCAAGGGGCACGGGATGAAAGGTacaggggtttggggctgtccTTCTCACATGGCTCTGCCCatcaggtggttttggggcaggAAGGTGTTAACAACACTGAGAACCCCCAATTTTTTGTAGAGGGAGTAGCAAAGAGCCTCGGGATCTTAAGCATGACATCCAGTTCTGTTGTGGCAGAGTTTGCTTTCCTTAATCTCAGGGATTCCGGCAAGAGAAAAGTGCAACAGGGGCATCTCTGATGTAGATACAAAGGAGATGACAAGGTAACCTCTGGTGGAAAGATTTTCCCTGAGATTAAGGGCAGTGAAAGCTGTGCTGTCTACTGTACCCAGAGGCCTACCAGGAGGCTCAGAGGCACTGTCAGTACAGAAAGCAACCAGATCTAATGGGAGGTGTCCCTTCCTGTGGCAGGgcttggaactggatggtctttgtggtcccttccaatccaaaccattctgtgattgtgtGAATGTCTCCCAAACCCCACATGTGCAGAGGTGTGGGTGTCCCTGAGGGTATGGAACACATCCCAGTCTGATCAGAGCCATGGGAAGTGAGAACagctcctcatctcctcccagcacagcctcctcTGAGAACCGCAGGAGAACGATGGGACTGTCCCTCAGGAGAATGATGGGACCCTGCTTCCCCAGtcccagcctctgccctgcccctccctgctgaccctgcccactgttCCCATGCTCCCAGGGGTGACCAGCCGCTGGCACACCAAGAAGCTGCCCAGGAAGACACACAAGGGCCTGCGGAAGGTGGCCTGCATCGGGGCCTGGCACCCGGCCCGCGTGGGCTACTCCATCGCCCGGGCTGGCCAGAAGGGCTACCACCACCGCACCGAGATCAACAAGAAGGTACAGCCCAGGGGGGCTCCCTCAGGCTTCCCATCCTGTCACCATCCTCCTTCCCacagtgccctcagctgccctTATCCTCCCAGATATGTCCGTAAACATCTCCATGTCTTTCCTGGtgcttttctgctgcttgagAGCACACCTTGGTGAAAACCATGTGATTCTGTGGGGGATTTGGTCACCCTGTGAAGCTTTTCAGCAAGGGGCAGGAGAGTCTCCATCTCTGCTGCCTGTCTGTTCCCAGATTTACCGCATTGGCCATGGGATCCACGTGGAGGATGGCAAAGTGGTGAGGAACAACGCTTCGACGCACTACGATATCACGGAGAAGACCATCACACCTATGGTAAGGGCTGAGAGGCGACAGGGCTGTgactctcctgactctcccagccagctctcctgcccaccaacccctctgctctccccacagggTGGTTTCCCTCACTATGGGGAGGTCAACAACGACTTCCTCATGCTGAAGGGCTGCGTGGTGGGCACCAGGAAGCGCGTGCTCACCCTCCGGAAGGTGAGAGCACCAGGCTGGGATGGACTTCAGCTTCCCAGGGACATATTCTCCACAGGGAGAACCCTCCAAATGCTGtgcagggacactgggagggtcCTTGGTGCTGTGTTGCACATGAATGTGGTGCTGAGGCCATTGGCAGGTGGAGGGTTTGTGGAGTGGGCAGGTGGATGGAGCCTCCCTGGAGAGCTTCAGAGCTCTGAGGGCTGGGGTTCATTTCAGAAATGAAATGACGGATTGttacagaaagggtgattgggcaccggaatgggctgcccatggaggtggtggagtcactggtGTTTAAGGAcaaactggatgtggcactcagtgccatggtctggttgacaaggcAGTGTTAATTATAGGTTAGACTtggtgatctcagaggtcttttccagcctagttgattctgtgattctgtgaaatgctgagtgaagagcagctctgcaagctCTCCACCACCTGAGCACCAGGGTGTTGCTCTGAGAACACAGATTTTTGAGGAGATACTTGTTTAGAGGATATTCCAACCCTGCTTCCATGAGAACAGCTGTCCTGATTTTCTGTAATGATTATCTTGATGTGTTGTGACTGTtctttcccagtccctcctgGTGCACACGAGCCGCCGGGCCCATGAAGCCATCGAGCTCAAATTCATTGATACCACTTCCAAATTCGGCCACGGCCGCTTCCAGACGGCTCAGGAAAAGAGGGCTTTCATGGTGAGTTCCTCAGGCTGCCTCCAGCTCATCATGGGGCTAAAGCAACTGACTGACTCCAACCAAGCATCTTCCAGGTGTCCATGCGCAGggaggtggaactggatgagttttatgtcccttccaacccaaaccattccaggattcgatggttccatgattctatgatgttTCTCGATACAACAACAGCCAAACGAATGTTTGAGACTCTCTTGCGTAAAGACAGCCACAAGTTCAGCTCACACAGCAGAAATTATGCTAAGGAAGAACAGGATGGTTGTGTGAGTGATCCAAGACAACTCAACCAGCAAATAAGAGACCATATGGGCAACCAGTTCCCATTTACCATGGGAAGTTTTAAACAAGCAGTTAACTTGGCAGGCACTGTCTTGGCCATATGGTCCCTTTCACTTGGAATTGTGCACTGCTTTGATTTGTTTGGAATAATTTATAGCTTTAATGTTCTTAGAGGAAAAAAGTTTGGGTCAAATTCAGATGCAGATTTATGGTGCTTTTGTCAGAAGCTTTCAAGAAGGCCAAGCAGtgtatttttcttaaatctggggcaaaaaaaccccaaaataatccAAACATAGCAGTTTCCTGAATAGTTTTGCAGCCTTCACCAGGCTGGTGCAAGTCTGAGTCTGAAGGGGAGGAAGCACTGAGTAAAccaggagagagagaaggagaagggaaagaaacaacTGCCTGGATCCCAGGCAGATGTAAACTGGGTCTGGATCTGGCCTGTCAGCCAGAAATGCCATGTGAAGCTGGCTAAGCCTCCTTAGAGCTGGCAGGGGGATTGGTTAGGGACTGCCTTTGCAGAGCTCTTTAGAGGTTAAGCTGATTTCCTTCAGCTCAGTGTCAGGAGCCTGTTgtgtcactgccagccctgagctgctgtgaCGAGGAGCTCGGTGACAGGAGGAGGTTTGAcctgggtgcagctcttttctttGCCGTTTTCCCCCATGGATTCTGTGGTAAAACATCACATTTGCCTGGAAATTGAGGGACATAAGTAATTCCTGCCATTTGCTCCCATAGGGTTGACTTGCTGTAGGATAACCCCATTTTTCAGCTGCTGGCCAGAGCTGCCTTTCTGGTCCCCACAGCCCAGACACAGCCATGTCTGCATGTCCCTAACGCCAAActctcctctctgctctcttCCAGGGTCCTCAGAAGAAACACTTGGTGAAGGAGAAGCCAGGTGTGCAGGAAGAGCTCTAAGGATGGAGATCCAAGGCTGCCTGACAGGGCACTTGCAATAAAGGGGCTCCAAGCCATACCTGCTCCCTCTCTTCCTTCTGGAGGGGTATTTTGCCTGTTTTTAGGCTTCTCAGCAGGTGGGGATGGGAGAAGTGGCATTTGGGACTGGCCCACACAGTCAGGGACTAACTGGGACAGCCAAGTGCCTGCTGTGTCCTCTGGATCCTCCCTTTCCTTTGCCCAGTGAATTTTTCCTACTCACCAAACCACCATGAAGACTCTTCTTCCTCTCAtccagcagagagcagagcaggtaCCAGCACTTCTGCACCAGTTTccactgggaatactgggaatacAGGGCCTCCCCATGACCTGCCTCTGCCCACGCTCCCCAACCGTCTCTCCCCTCACTGCCTCTCCCACACACCCCCAGGCACTGCTTTTGCAGAGCTGAAGATACAACCCGGGGGCTTCTCCCTGCTCAAAGCTTCTGATCCTAGCTGGAATCCTCAGCAGAGATGGGAATTTGTGTACAAGAAGAGGGCTGCtaggcagggctgggcagcaatGGATTTATTCAGTTgggactcctttcccacctGTGCTTTCCTTGCAGCCCAGCTGCCTGCGGGGAGGGGAGGATgccccagagctgggaattTTGGATCAGCGATGATCCCAACTCCTTTGGTGCAGAACTGGTCCAGGTGTCCTGCACCCTCTTTGGGAACCAGACAGTGGGAAGCCCAGCCCTCCACTGTCCAGAGCTGCCTACTTGACCAGGAGTCCTGGGAACGTGGCCATGAAATTCCTGGGTCTCCAGCAGCCTGGTTGTGCCCTGAACGTGTGCTTGCAGGATTTGAAGAGGCTCatctgcagaagcagaggatgaggatggatccaggcacagccctgggtgCAGTCAGTGGCCaggccctggctgtccccatgtcccagcGAGGTCCCTGAGCTCCGGGCattgtccctgcccctgggatTGTGCTTCAGAGCCTCCTGTCCCCCTTGGTTGGCGGGTCCCGAGGCAGTCCCGTGGTGGGTGGCCAAGGATCCAGGCCAGAGCGCATGATGGGAATGATGAGATCGTCCATGTTTGGCATCACCaaaattttctgaaaagagGAATCCGGAATAACAAATCAGTGGGTTTGAACACCACGGGGACACTGCCTGGA from Aphelocoma coerulescens isolate FSJ_1873_10779 chromosome 14, UR_Acoe_1.0, whole genome shotgun sequence includes these protein-coding regions:
- the RPL3L gene encoding ribosomal protein uL3-like, which encodes MSHRKFSAPRHGHLGFLPHKRSRRHRGKVKAWPKDDPSKPVHLTAFLGYKAGMTHTVREVHRPGLKVSKREEVEAVTIIETPPMVVVGVVGYIETPKGLRNFKTVFAEHISDECRRRFYKNWHKSKKKAFTKYCKKWQDEAGKRQLEKDFAAMKKYCKVIRVIMHTQMRLLPLRQKKAHIMEIQLNGGTVAEKVDWVRERLEKQISVHSVFSQNEMIDVIGVTKGHGMKGVTSRWHTKKLPRKTHKGLRKVACIGAWHPARVGYSIARAGQKGYHHRTEINKKIYRIGHGIHVEDGKVVRNNASTHYDITEKTITPMGGFPHYGEVNNDFLMLKGCVVGTRKRVLTLRKSLLVHTSRRAHEAIELKFIDTTSKFGHGRFQTAQEKRAFMGPQKKHLVKEKPGVQEEL